A section of the Chlorocebus sabaeus isolate Y175 chromosome 13, mChlSab1.0.hap1, whole genome shotgun sequence genome encodes:
- the LOC140713205 gene encoding uncharacterized protein isoform X4 — protein sequence MWANASELSPTRTQILPGMDHFLYGLSDEMKQAHREQLFTISHKKLLAMSDRYLGTGKSTHGLAILRPENPKIAKDPSWIIRPCGSVLLTDGSSTGRPDGSSPEKQVGWGCGPTRAAGPSHQHPCLLWQESSENSKLGPSKDRGLDWTRNWLSDFSNPHLGGFNMQLGLQSRGRVAPISSYGTHR from the exons ATGTGGGCGAATGCATCCGAACTGTCCCCTACACGGACCCAGATCTTGCCAG GAATGGACCACTTCTTGTACGGCCTCTCCGATGAGATGAAGCAGGCCCACAGGGAGCAGCTCTTCACCATCAGCCACAAGAAGCTCCTGGCCATGAGCGATag GTACCTCGGCACTGGGAAGAGCACGCATGGCCTGGCCATACTCAGACCCGAGAATCCCAAAATCGCCAAGGACCCATCCTGGATCATCAG GCCCTGTGGGAGCGTCCTCCTAACAGACGGAAGTTCAACGGGGCGGCCGGATGGAAGCAGTCCTGAGAAGCAGGTGGGCTGGG GATGTGGGCCCACGAGGGCAGCAGGGCCGTCACACCAGCACCCATGTCTACTCTGGCAAGAGTCATCAGAGAATTCCAAATTAGGTCCCAGCAAGGACCGTGGCTTGGACTGGACGAGAAACTGGCTATCAGATTTTTCAAACCCCCACCTTGGTGGTTTTAACATGCAGCTAGGATTGCAATCAAGAGGCCGAGTAG
- the LOC140713205 gene encoding uncharacterized protein isoform X7: MWANASELSPTRTQILPGMDHFLYGLSDEMKQAHREQLFTISHKKLLAMSDRYLGTGKSTHGLAILRPENPKIAKDPSWIIRPCGSVLLTDGSSTGRPDGSSPEKQVGWGCGPTRAAGPSHQHPCLLWQESSENSKLGPSKDRGLDWTRNWLSDFSNPHLGGFNMQLGLQSRGRVDK; encoded by the exons ATGTGGGCGAATGCATCCGAACTGTCCCCTACACGGACCCAGATCTTGCCAG GAATGGACCACTTCTTGTACGGCCTCTCCGATGAGATGAAGCAGGCCCACAGGGAGCAGCTCTTCACCATCAGCCACAAGAAGCTCCTGGCCATGAGCGATag GTACCTCGGCACTGGGAAGAGCACGCATGGCCTGGCCATACTCAGACCCGAGAATCCCAAAATCGCCAAGGACCCATCCTGGATCATCAG GCCCTGTGGGAGCGTCCTCCTAACAGACGGAAGTTCAACGGGGCGGCCGGATGGAAGCAGTCCTGAGAAGCAGGTGGGCTGGG GATGTGGGCCCACGAGGGCAGCAGGGCCGTCACACCAGCACCCATGTCTACTCTGGCAAGAGTCATCAGAGAATTCCAAATTAGGTCCCAGCAAGGACCGTGGCTTGGACTGGACGAGAAACTGGCTATCAGATTTTTCAAACCCCCACCTTGGTGGTTTTAACATGCAGCTAGGATTGCAATCAAGAGGCCGAGTAG
- the LOC140713205 gene encoding uncharacterized protein isoform X6, with protein sequence MWANASELSPTRTQILPGMDHFLYGLSDEMKQAHREQLFTISHKKLLAMSDRYLGTGKSTHGLAILRPENPKIAKDPSWIIRPCGSVLLTDGSSTGRPDGSSPEKQVGWGCGPTRAAGPSHQHPCLLWQESSENSKLGPSKDRGLDWTRNWLSDFSNPHLGGFNMQLGLQSRGRVGLYG encoded by the exons ATGTGGGCGAATGCATCCGAACTGTCCCCTACACGGACCCAGATCTTGCCAG GAATGGACCACTTCTTGTACGGCCTCTCCGATGAGATGAAGCAGGCCCACAGGGAGCAGCTCTTCACCATCAGCCACAAGAAGCTCCTGGCCATGAGCGATag GTACCTCGGCACTGGGAAGAGCACGCATGGCCTGGCCATACTCAGACCCGAGAATCCCAAAATCGCCAAGGACCCATCCTGGATCATCAG GCCCTGTGGGAGCGTCCTCCTAACAGACGGAAGTTCAACGGGGCGGCCGGATGGAAGCAGTCCTGAGAAGCAGGTGGGCTGGG GATGTGGGCCCACGAGGGCAGCAGGGCCGTCACACCAGCACCCATGTCTACTCTGGCAAGAGTCATCAGAGAATTCCAAATTAGGTCCCAGCAAGGACCGTGGCTTGGACTGGACGAGAAACTGGCTATCAGATTTTTCAAACCCCCACCTTGGTGGTTTTAACATGCAGCTAGGATTGCAATCAAGAGGCCGAGTAG
- the LOC140713205 gene encoding uncharacterized protein isoform X3, translated as MWANASELSPTRTQILPGMDHFLYGLSDEMKQAHREQLFTISHKKLLAMSDRYLGTGKSTHGLAILRPENPKIAKDPSWIIRARKESRHASSSWPLDSDFPNSLFLGSPLPPHSSPPPFLRHSCGLLQPRAKRQKRCPYRMWAHEGSRAVTPAPMSTLARVIREFQIRSQQGPWLGLDEKLAIRFFKPPPWWF; from the exons ATGTGGGCGAATGCATCCGAACTGTCCCCTACACGGACCCAGATCTTGCCAG GAATGGACCACTTCTTGTACGGCCTCTCCGATGAGATGAAGCAGGCCCACAGGGAGCAGCTCTTCACCATCAGCCACAAGAAGCTCCTGGCCATGAGCGATag GTACCTCGGCACTGGGAAGAGCACGCATGGCCTGGCCATACTCAGACCCGAGAATCCCAAAATCGCCAAGGACCCATCCTGGATCATCAG AGCCAGAAAGGAGAGCCGCCACGCCAGCTCTTCTTGGCCGTTGGACTCTGATTTCCCAAACAGCTTGTTTTTGgggtctcctctccctccacacagctCTCCACCGCCATTTCTGAGGCACAGCTGTGGTCTCCTGCAACCTAGAGCTAAGAGGCAGAAACGCTGTCCCTACAGGATGTGGGCCCACGAGGGCAGCAGGGCCGTCACACCAGCACCCATGTCTACTCTGGCAAGAGTCATCAGAGAATTCCAAATTAGGTCCCAGCAAGGACCGTGGCTTGGACTGGACGAGAAACTGGCTATCAGATTTTTCAAACCCCCACCTTGGTGGTTTTAA